Below is a genomic region from Biomphalaria glabrata chromosome 3, xgBioGlab47.1, whole genome shotgun sequence.
ATTCACATTCAATTTTTGTATTGTCTATTATAAACTAAAGAATCATTATTAAACATGCTAGTTGAGTTTAATTAGTAACAAAACAATGTTCCATACTGTTTGAGGGTTTCCAGCATGGCCAGTGTTTCAcggtttaaaaaaattcataactTTCAGAATTtcatgttataataataatgaaaatttgTTCCGTTGAGAATAGAATCTAAAATCATATCCAGAGTTTTTCAAACATTTAGCAATAGCCCTTCCCTATAAGAACAAGCTGAGAGTCTGTCAGAAAGCTCCCACAGTGTAGACAGATTTTcagttttaatgaaaaaaataaagagatgtCTATCGCATtagtttcatgttttttttttctttaaatatatatggttatttttttttaaaatccaaatgTACATTAAGAATGTTATTAAAGCCTTATCCATTCAGTCTTTTTTTCGAAGATAATGTTTCGTAAGTTTCTTGAAAAAGAAGAGTGCAGGAAGCaggttacccccccccccccaaatccagCCAGCAGCGGAGTAATTATAGCGCTTGCCCAATAAATTAAAGGAAAAAGTAAATTCGTTTTTCTGCAAACACAATAACTAAAGGCGGTCCTGTGTGTGACTAGGTCTATTTTGCATCGGCATGTCtagaaaatgtttacatttttaagcattcaaattaaatatttaaatttttgaaaactTGTTTGATCAATAATGTCATTTTACTTAATACTTAGGGGGCGCGGtgtctgagtggttaagcgcttggcaaccgaacctgggatcctgctgatcctgggttcgaatctcagtgaagattaggattttaaattttgggatttttcagggcgcctctgagtcaacccaactctaacggcttcctgactttaattggggaaagtaaaggcggttgttcattgtgttgcccacatgacaccctgccgTTAACCGattgccatagaaacagatgaccctaacattatctgccccataaatcGCAAAGTCTGAAGGAGAAACTTCCCTTTATTTGATAATCATGAGTCAATTTATAACTACAGGAATAGGAATTCATTTTGTCCCttcaaaataattattgacCATATTCACATTCCCTTGTTAGGAATTGGCGCACTTCTTAGGAGGAAGTAGCAGCTCCCTAATGAATCACGCCCCACTTTTTGAGAAACGCCGATGTATTCAGTTGTAAATATAAGTCCACCCAGCattaacgggtacctgacattagttggtgaaaagtaaagacggtttgtcattgtgctggccacatgacatcatcGTTAGCCGTGTATCACAGAAACAactgatctttacatcatctgcccctacagatcgcaaggtctgagaaGGGAACTTTTCTGTTAAATATCAATAAAAGAGAGTTTAAATTGTACGTTTATACAATTTAGATTATCTATGTTGGGAGGTTGCAATATTTTGTCAATGTTTGAAACTTCAGAAATTGGTGGTCGATACTGTAACAGCAGCTGCAGGACTTGCTGTAAGTGTTGCCACAGGTAGATCTTCACCACCACCACCTATGGAGCTACTTCTAGTAGTGTAGTAACTTGTCCAGTCTGTGTCTCTACTGTGGTCAATACTGTAGGGCTAGTTGCAGTCTTTGTTGGTCATCAGTTGTATCCAGAAGGCAAGGAGAAACGCTCGGAGCAGCTGTGGCCGAGAGAAAAACAGCCGCTACAGTACCTGCTATAAAGGCAGTAGCTGGGGCTGTAACTGGTGCTGCTTCTCCTATCAGAGCTACtgtttttgtgtctgtgtgtttttgttgttgttgttcagtGTGTCATCACTACGCTATTGCTATATCACGTGACCCGCAAACTTCCTCAACATAGTCACGTGATCAAGTCACAGATGTGTATAACGTGGAAGCGATCTAGTAGTCttcactgcccacaggctgCGACGTCGCAGATCAGTGTTGCTGACTTCTTTAATGAATGGTCTCGTTCTAATATCAGGTAAGAGAACCAAAGTAAAAAGTGTAACATAAAACTACACCATTGCCTACATGTTATCCTATTAAGTGGTAGAGCACTTGTCCTCCAAACAGAGTGATTCTGAATTTCGGGATACTTAGACTGCTGCTCAGTCTTTCCAACCCTGACATAATTTTGCGGAAAGTAATAGGGATTGGTAATTGTGTTGGTCACATGAGATCCTCGTTATCCGTGAAACACAGAAACAAGTTTTCCTTGCTCAGtggatagcaaggtctgaaagtagtACTTATCTTTACTAAACTTAATGGAATAGATTTGCTCTCTTACTTTTGGAAcattcagagaaaaaaaaagcttattgtTCACTACTATGGCGCAGGGtctgaaatatttgttttatttaaattatattttgtctCACCTTATAACGCACACAGTTGCTGGTTCGTTTAATAATATTCTAGATGGACATAAATACCAGTTTTAAGATGATTGAAGATTTAACATGTCAAACTCAATTCATCAAAAAGTAAAATCTGCAGATGGAAACAGCAGGATCAAATGGCAGGGACCCAAAAACACGCGGTCCCTGGCCGCGAGTCTGACACcacgccagacagaacagtgtacaatGTTCacattcaggccggtgaaaggGAGCCCTTGTTCAcctttgctggcctagagttccaagagccaagggctcaactctacctgacagtttcaagaagaatcAAACTGTACAATAATATACATCTTGATcaactaaataaatattagaaCAATAAATTGGTGATTAAGTAGTCAGCTAGACGAACAAACAGCATGAGCCTATCAGCGGCGACAAACAATAATCATTGATGAACAATAAACGCGCCTTTGTTTTTCGTTTATAGTCTTGTATAAAGTACACTCCAGAAACCGTAATAGCTTGTGACTCTTTTATTGAATATTCTGCAATTTCCTTCCCCTGACGTTCAGTGatgtttgttttcttattagtaAATATCTGGTCAAGATCTGAACTTGAAGGCTCAATTGACATCTAAAACTTAggtcctgttttttttttttttatataactttttctactaattaaaaaaaaaaggttctagtACATTACAGagttctatatttatatatctaaacGAATCTATGGCTTAATGGGCCTACTAAGCAGTCGAACGTGAGAAACACTTGTAAGTACCAGGGTCGTATGCTTTTTTGAATCCAAGTCTGGCTTGTTCAagattacaaagcttatttcgattttttattacacatttaaaatcACTAACCCCAAGAAACAATTGAATTATTAGAGTGGGTCACACtgttcattttttgttattacaaaacttatattagtTTCATCGTTCTGTCTATTAAGGTGGAGTTCACTTCTTATTATTAAATTCAGCACAAACTTGCACAAGTGTTCATTATCGATGACAAAAcatgattatttttgtttttaaaatagccAATTAGAAAATAATAACTAGTcgtaatcaattaattttgtctTATATAAAGACAGGCCTTCTAACTCGACCCTATTGATCCCCAAAAAATGATTATACTGAAGCGCACTGAGAATGCTATAAGCGTAGGTTGTTGTCTAGACGTGTGGTCGTCTGGCATGCGTTCTGGACAGTCGTTCGGGGATCCTAACGGTCCCGCGCTCGACTGCCCACAGGATGTGACGTAGCAGGTCATTGCTGAGGCCTTCtaaaacgattggtctcgggTAAGAGGAGCGTGTGTCCTGGTCTCTCTTTGGAACATGCTGATGTCGGTCTCGGGTAAGGGGATCGTGCGTCCTGGTCCCTCTTTGGAACATGCTAATGTCGGTCTCGGGTAAGGGGATCGTGCGTCCTGGTCCCTCTTTGGAACATGCTAATGTCGGTCTCGGATAAGGAGATCGTGTGTCCTGGTCCCTCTTTGGAACATGCTGATGTCGGTCTCGGATAAGGGGATCGTGCGTCCTGGTCCCTCTATGGAACATGCTGATGTCGGTCTCGGATAAGGAAATCGTGTGTCCTGGTCCCTCTTTGGAACATGCTGATGTCGGTCTCGGATAAGGAGATCGTGCGTCCTGGTCCCACTTTGGAACATGCTGATGTCGGTCTCGGATAAGGGGATCGTGTGTCCTGGTCCCTCTTTGGAACATGCTGATGTCGGTTTCGGATAAGGGGATCGTGCGTCCTGGTCCCTCTTTGGAACATGCTGATGTCGGTCTCGGATAAGGGGATCGTGCCTCCTGGTCCCTCTTTGGAACATGCTGATGTCGGTCTCGGATAAGGAGATCGTGCGTCCTGGTCCCACTTTGGAACATGTTGATGTCGGTCTCGGATCGGATAAGGGGATCGTGCGTCCTGGTCCCTCTTTGGAACATGCTTATGTCGGTCTCGAATAAGGGGATCGTGCGTCCTGGTCCCTCTTTGGAACATGCTGATATCGGTCTCGGGTAAGGAGATCGTGTGTCCTGGTCCCTCTTTGGAACATGCTGATGTCGGTCTCGGGTAAGGGGATCGTGCGTCCTGGTCCCTCTTTGGAACATGCTGATGTCGGTCTCGGATAAGGAGATCGTGTGTCCTGGTCTCTCTTTGGAACATGCTGATGTCGGTCTCGGGTAAGGAGATCGTGTGTCCTGGTCTCTCTTTGGAACATGCTGATGTCGGTCTCGGATAAGGAGATCGTGTGTTCTGGTTCCTCTTTGGAACATGCTTATGTCGGTCTCGGATAAGGGGATCGTGCGTCCTGGTCCCTCTTTGGAACATGCTGATGTCGGTTTCGGATAAGGGGATCGTGCGTCCTGGTCCCTCTTTGGAACATGCTGATGTCGGTCTCGGATAAGGAGATCGTGTGTCCTGGTCCCTCTTTGGAACATGCTGATGTCGGTCTCGGATAAGGAGATCGTTCGTCCTGGTCCCACTTTGGAACATGCTGATGTCGGTCTCGGATAAGGGGATCGTGTGTCCTGGTCCCTCTTTGGAACATGCTGATGTCGGTTTCGGATAAGGGGATCGTGCGTCCTGGTCCCTCTTTGGAACATGCTGATGTCGGTCTCGGATAAGGGGATCGTGCCTCCTGGTCCCTCTTTGGAACATGCTGATGTCGGTCTCGGATAAGGAGATCGTGCGTCCTGGTCCCACTTTGGAACATGTTGATGTCGGTCTCGGATCGGATAAGGGGATCGTGCGTCCTGGTCCCTCTTTGGAACATGCTTATGTCGGTCTCGAATAAGGGGATCGTGCGTCCTGGTCCCTCTTTGGAACATGCTGATATCGGTCTCGGGTAAGGAGATCGTGTGTCCTGGTCCCTCTTTGGAACATGCTGATGTCGGTCTCGGGTAAGGGGATCGTGCGTCCTGGTCCCTCTTTGGAACATGCTGATGTCGGTCTCGGATAAGGAGATCGTGTGTCCTGGTCTCTCTTTGGAACATGCTGATGTCGGTCTCGGGTAAGGAGATCGTGTGTCCTGGTCTCTCTTTGGAACATGCTGATGTCGGTCTCGGATAAGGAGATCATGCGTCCTGGTCCCACTTTGGAACATGCTGATGTCGGTCTCGGATAAGGGGATCGTGCGTCCTGGTCCCTCTTTGGAACATGCTTATGTCGGTCTCGAATAAGGGGATCGTGCGTCCTGGTCCCTCTTTGGAACATGCTGATATCGGTCTCGGGTAAGGAGATCGTGTGTCCTGGTCCCTCTTTGGAACATGCTGATGTCGGTCTCGGGTAAGGGGATCGTGCGTCCTGGTCCCTCTTTGGAACATGCTGACGTCGGTCTCGGGTAATGGGATCGTGCGTCCTGGTCCCTCTTTGGAACATGCTGATGTCGGTCTTGGGTAAGGGGATCGTGCGTCCTGGTCCCTCTTTGAAACACGCTGATGTCATCAAAACGAACGCTTCGGATGACATTAGCACCAACTCGGAGACGCTTTAGCAGGGCATATCATAGATCACGTGTTTCCAAAACTTTtgacataattaattttagtaACTATGAGTACCTTTCAacccttcaaaaaaaaagatggattgACTATAGCGCTTTTCCAATAAAGTATTCTTAGTGTTTACATATTTGaacaaaaagtttaaacaataataatatcttaTGGACGTAGAACAAAGGGGGACTTGATATCACAACATCCTTATCCAATGGCATGTCCTTATCCAATGTCATGTCCTTATCCAATCGCATGTCCTTTCCAATGTCATGTCCTTATCCAATGGCATGTCCTTATCCAATGGCATGTCCTTATCCAATGGCATGTTCTTTTCCAATGGCATGTCCTTATCCAATGGCATGTCCTTATCCAATGCCATGTCCTTATCCAATGGCATGTCCTTATCCAATGACATGTCCTTATCCAATGGCATGTCCTTATCCAATGACATGTCCTTATCCTTTGTCATGTCCTTATCCAATGTCATGTCCTTATCCAATGTCATGTCCTTATCCAATGACATGTCCTTATCCAAAGACATGTCCTTATCCAACAACATAATCGTTGTGcaaatttttcttaaaatttttaataataaaaatgtaatttaaaatttatttattgtaatttaccAACTGAACATAGCAAATCgatattgtaaaaaataaaaaaaacagcattctTAATTAGGTGTATCACAGACCCCTAAATAAACTCTACCCGTACCTCATGgggtaaccctaaccctaacgcctaAGGGACTCCACATCTAATGATTGATACCACAGTTGGGGATGGAAGTCAGAGTAACCCTCTCCTAGATGACTCCCCTGCTAGGCTAAGGAGTTCCATTTGCCCGACAAAAGGTGGTCTATATCAAACGAACAATCCCTGAGGTGACACattaatatattgttgtaaatctaacgcaagcactcaacgaaaggaaGGAGGTAATAATGAACGAGGTATTTATTTATAGCTAGTTATAACAAACAGGCATGGACTTCAGTTTTCAAGTCCCAGAGTGTCTTATCTTAAGTGACACAAATCCTGTTCTATCTAAATACTCGTACAGACCACCGAAATACTAGTacagacaaatttgtacaaatgttctttcttccctagtgctattagagcatggaatgggttgcctgagcaagCCAGGATAACCAGTgattggtagaatttaagtcattatttaatatgcatgactgaatgcatgacgcgttggacgtaatcatcttcttttttaaagtatcgtctgtattatataagataagataagatatataagaagataagacacacttcccagtgccgCCCCAGGGCCTCAATACAGTTCACAGATAGGACAAAGGACGGCTCTTGAGCCAAGACAGCTCAGACTGAAATAACTTACAGATCACTTCAGCTGGatctacaacagtccttcttcctagTATCAACATGTCTTCTACTATTTCTGCTGAATGCATCATCAGTGTGGCGCGGGAGCggagaaacaaaaatattatacaCATATGTCCAACATATTCTTAACGCGATCCTAAATATTTCCATTTACTTTTTCTttgccatgtttgacatagatctcaATCTAATTCAATAGATAAGCAATACACCAAATAAggcccgcgggtcatatccacTAGTTCCTAAAAAAAGCAAGTTGATTTGGTGTAATGattaacaaaatgtaaaaaaaaaaaagaaaaactgtttAAACAATATTGATCTCAACTTTATTGAAATGGAAAATATTTACAGATTGGGCGTGGCTAATGGAGCTATGCGTTATATAAAATGACGTCATTTACTGGTAGGATTGCttaaaagccaatttttttttgttttagaatttgACTAATTCTTACAATGAGACTTTTGCTAAGTATAATCATaacatagagaaaaaaaaagtgttgtaaattttcttttctagtttttataCTTTTGAAATGAATTGTTTCGTTTTTATTTTCGCAAGTGAGACTTGATAAACAATTTAGTGATAAattgtaaataataatgatacaatttataaataatcAGATAACAAAATCATAATAAATTAGATATACTTCATTAAACAATAATACaatttacatatataaaataacaatttgAATATTcacagtttaaaaataatttattctatTTACACAGATTTCACTTTATTTTTAGTTGATTGTACATTGGTGGCCAGAGTTACTACATACGCACAGCATGGGCTGCCAGCTGTTGAGACGACAACATGACGAAATCAATGCTGAAAAGTTCATCCCATATATTCTGAAGAATTATTTCTGGAAGCTGACCATCTCCGTTGCTCTTTACGATCGTCTGTTTGACTCGTGGGTCGCCGGCAACATCGCGCAGCAATTTTCCTTTGGAGGGTTCCGTCGACATGTCATGAACAACTTGTTTCCAGCAGTCGAATGTGTACGTCGCCACTTGATTGTCGCTTTTGTGAACGATGTGCTTTTCAGTGCCTAGTATAAGCCATCCAACTGGACCCGCAGCCACTCCAGCGGTGACTAAGCCAGCAGCACCAGTTCCTGAAGCACTAACTCCTACAGCAGTGCCTCCGGCGATAGCAGCGCTAGTTGCTGCACCTGTTACTACACCAGTAGCAGTAGCTCCGGCAGCTCCAGCAGCCACTGCACCGGTGACAGCCCCTGCCGAAGTAGCTGCTGCCGTAGCTCCCGCCACCCCGGCGGCTGTTGCTGTTGCG
It encodes:
- the LOC106061499 gene encoding uncharacterized protein LOC106061499, whose product is MVVATVTVVAGVAAIAATGGAAAPIVAAAAEGVALGATGAATATAAGVAGATAAATSAGAVTGAVAAGAAGATATGVVTGAATSAAIAGGTAVGVSASGTGAAGLVTAGVAAGPVGWLILGTEKHIVHKSDNQVATYTFDCWKQVVHDMSTEPSKGKLLRDVAGDPRVKQTIVKSNGDGQLPEIILQNIWDELFSIDFVMLSSQQLAAHAVRM